Proteins from one Asterias rubens chromosome 21, eAstRub1.3, whole genome shotgun sequence genomic window:
- the LOC117304786 gene encoding uncharacterized protein LOC117304786: MAATPSPPKLSFNPFMAQFTLPDEVTPSPVLGQHPTAVIGDLHSTPKHQAATVSPLLHPSNILEMCDFDPSPTRCQPPAETPQIQSAITTHQVKGVVTFTGKEKGPKVEDWLRDMQYVLESKGRMTDRAQLHDIVRHTSGRARDVILNLESRTPTRVTAEMAFAELVEEFGEDTVANSPITRFYSRTQKSGETASDFAITLEALLRRVEVTCTHNGRQDAVFGDNRDSMLATQFMAGLRDRRLHQRLAPMRPRSMRFKDIRQELRVIAEDNLMEAEPQRQAPPQQKAGCFNCGELGHFARRCPYNNLRQQPRFQQTSGAPSYNHHLN; the protein is encoded by the exons ATGGCGGCGACACCAAGTCCACCGAAGCTCTCCTTCAATCCATTCATGGCTCAATTCACCCTGCCTGATGAAGTAACGCCATCCCCCGTGCTTGGACAACATCCCACTGCTGTCATCGGGGACCTCCACTCAACCCCTAAACATCAGGCTGCCACAGTCTCACCTCTCCTTCATCCATCCAACATATTAGAGATGTGTGACTTTGATCCATCGCCCACCCGATGTCAGCCACCCGCAGAAACCCCACAGATACAGAGCGCCATAACCACTCATCAGGTGAAAGGAGTAGTTACTTTCACGGGAAAAGAGAAGGGCCCCAAAGTGGAAGACTGGCTACGTGACATGCAGTACGTCTTGGAGTCCAAGGGCAGGATGACAGATCGGGCCCAGCTGCACGACATAGTACGCCATACCTCTGGACGAGCTCGAGACGTCATCCTAAATCTTGAGAGCCGGACCCCAACGAGAGTAACTGCTGAAATGGCGTTTGCCGAGCTAGTTGAAGAGTTCGGTGAGGATACAGTTGCAAACTCGCCCATAACAAGATTCTATAGCCGAACCCAGAAGTCTGGAGAAACAGCTAGCGACTTTGCAATTACCTTAGAGGCTCTCCTTCGGCGTGTCGAGGTCACCTGCACTCACAATGGTCGGCAGGACGCTGTTTTTGGGGACAACCGGGACAGCATGTTGGCTACCCAGTTCATGGCCGGACTTCGGGACCGGCGTCTCCATCAAAGGTTGGCCCCAATGCGGCCCCGTTCAATGAGGTTTAAAGATATCCGGCAGGAACTGCGGGTGATTGCAGAGGACAACCTCATGGAAGCCGAG CCGCAGAGGCAAGCCCCGCCCCAACAGAAGGCTGGTTGTTTCAACTGTGGGGAACTTGGTCATTTCGCCCGTCGCTGTCCATACAACAATCTTCGTCAACAGCCCCGTTTTCAGCAGACCTCTGGTGCCCCAAGCTATAACCATCATTTAAACTAG
- the LOC117304900 gene encoding neurensin-1-like, whose translation MNPQTNGANPGTTATQAQMEAGSVVRPRPPVPKPAPPPPPPASTAITQQAARRKLTRPPRLESVSESENSDKSYVDSPASSDSFGIKSYLHKFYEEDPAFKDRDDIYCEDEEHPLVDLAARKRRRLGACCSTVWWKAGAWVGLNILILAILALIVGYFINPHQEILGYNDDVPVVDEEARLFNRKLDSAKLAGLIMMCIGGLVIAISLLIPSFSFATDDEEYCRDEIRVDAENTFPPFMPVATQQESADDGIPYTSAVTNVQPERVKGESVVAGKGIVSVQN comes from the coding sequence ATGAATCCCCAAACGAATGGTGCAAACCCAGGGACAACGGCAACCCAAGCTCAAATGGAGGCTGGAAGTGTCGTGAGACCCCGCCCTCCGGTGCCTAAACCAGCACCGCCACCACCACCGCCGGCTTCTACTGCCATTACCCAACAGGCAGCACGCCGTAAACTAACACGACCTCCCCGCCTAGAAAGTGTGTCCGAGAGTGAGAATAGCGACAAGTCTTACGTTGACTCCCCAGCGAGCTCCGATTCCTTCGGCATCAAGTCCTACTTGCATAAGTTCTACGAGGAGGATCCAGCCTTCAAGGACCGTGATGACATCTACTGCGAGGATGAGGAGCATCCGCTTGTTGATCTTGCAGCAAGGAAGCGACGTCGACTCGGTGCGTGCTGCTCTACCGTGTGGTGGAAGGCTGGTGCTTGGGTTGGCCTTAATATTCTCATCTTAGCTATCCTAGCTCTTATCGTGGGCTACTTCATCAATCCACATCAAGAGATTTTGGGATACAATGACGATGTTCCAGTAGTTGACGAGGAGGCTCGTCTGTTCAATCGAAAACTTGATTCAGCGAAGTTAGCGGGTCTGATCATGATGTGTATCGGGGGGTTAGTCATAGCTATTTCTCTCCTCATACCGAGCTTTTCGTTTGCTACTGATGATGAGGAGTACTGCCGAGATGAGATAAGAGTTGATGCCGAGAATACATTCCCACCTTTTATGCCTGTTGCTACCCAGCAAGAATCAGCAGACGACGGAATACCGTACACATCGGCGGTAACCAATGTACAACCAGAGCGAGTTAAAGGCGAGTCGGTTGTAGCAGGAAAGGGCATTGTTAGCGTTCAAAACTGA